The genomic interval GGACTAGAAGTACAGGTCAGTTTCATAGCGGTACAGCAAGTGCTTTTATCAACTATGAAACTCCCGGGCACGAAAACTGGCTGGTTACAAAACAATTCAGCGTAGGTTCAAACGATACATTATCATTCTGGGTACGTAAGCAATATACTACTGATTACGGTGATCATATGGATATTTTGCTTTCAACAACGGATACAGCAGTAGCAAGTTTTACAAATAATCTTGCAACAATTGATGTCGGCGCGCTGGCAAACTCAACATGGGTAAATTTTAAATATTACCTTGGAGGCACATTCAGTGGAAACGTATATGTTGCTTTCAACCACTATGATGTTGACGGTAACGGCTGCTGGTTGGATGATGTACAGGTTGGAAATGCAGTATTGAATGACGCAGGAGTATCTGCCTATTCATCACCGCTTCCTCCATTCTGCCCGGGCTCAACAATCAGTCCGACTGTAACGGTTAAGAACTATGGCGAAGCTCCGCAGACAGTTATTCCTGTTTATTACACTTTAAACGGCGGTGCCCCTGTAGGACCTGTATCAACCGTAGGTCCAATTGCGCAAAACGGTACTGAGAACGTAACATTCACAGGACCTATGGCAGCAGTTGTGAATGCCGGAACAAACACTTTCAGATTTTATACAGTTTTACCCGGTGACCAGGATAATTCAAATGATACAGCAGTTACAATTGTAAATGTTACTTCAATTTCATCTTTCCCATATTTTGAATCCTTTACAAATCCTGCCAGCTGGACAACAACAGGAACGGCAATGTGGGGTTCATACGGCGGAGCCGGATTAATCAATCCGAGCGGTGCAACCGGCGATACAGCTGTATATGCAAATTTTTATAACGTATCATCAGGAACAGGAAATCTTGTTTCACCAATTTTTAATTTTTCCGGTTTAACAAAACCTGTTGTCAGCTTTTATGTTGCCTATCGTTCATATTCAGGAGATGATGATGCGCTGCAGGTACTTGTTTCTACAGATGCAGGAAATACATGGTCTGCACCTGTATATAGTAAATCAAGATTAAGTACTCCATCACTTTCTACAGTAGCTGATTCTACAGGAGCATATCTTCCAACGGTAAGCTCTCAATGGAGACATGAGACCATTGACCTTACTGCTTACGCCGGACAAAGTTGCGTGTTAATTGCTTTCTCTGCAATTACTGCTTACGGAAACAACTGCTGGGTTGATGACTTCAGCATTACAAACGCAACTGACTTCCAGACACAAACCATAAATGCTACGGGACCGGTTATATTTACAGGTTCATTTGATTTAGGAACAAATTATAATCTTACTGCAAATATGACTTCCATAGGACCGGCAGGTGGAAACATAAACTTTGAAAGAAGCAAAACTGCTCCAACAACTCTTGTTTCCCCGGAAATTGCAGTGAATGCAGCAGCTACATCTCCAAGCGGCGCAGTATTACAGCCGACTCATGTTTCACCGGACGGATATTACACTCTTTCCTATGACTACAGCAATCAGGCAACTTATGATTTGAGCATCGATATTACCGGTTATACAGGAGTAGCAGATGCAGATAAGTTATACATTGTAAAAAGAGCAGATGCAAATGCTTCCTGGGTTTGCTTAAATACAACAAGAGTAGGAAACGTTCTTACCGCATCAGGAATTACAGGATTTTCACAATTTGCAATTGCAGGAGATGTAGATAATCCTCTTCCTGTTGAACTTTCATCTTTTACATCTATCGTAAATGTAAGAAATGTAAACTTGAAATGGTCAACTGTTTTTGAACAAAACAATGCAGGGTTTGACATTGAAAGAAAAGCTGTAACATCTGAAGTATGGACAAAAATCGGAAATGTTTCAGGAAACGGAAACTCTACAATTGCAAGAAATTATTCTTACTCAGATAATAATCTTCAGACAGGAAAATATAATTACAGATTAAAACAAATTGACCATAATGGAAACTTCCAATATTACGGGCTTGCCGGTGAAGTTGTTGTTGGTGTTCCAAGCAACTTTGCTTTGAGCCAGAACTATCCAAATCCTTTCAATCCATCAACAAAAATTAATTACGACTTACCGTTCGACAGCAAAGTTTCAATTAGAATCTTTGATATGACAGGAAGGGAAATGAGTCAGATAGTAAACCAGACTCAGCCTGCCGGATATTATACGGTGCAATTCAATGCTTCATCACTTTCAAGCGGAATTTATTTTTATTCTATAAACGCTGAGGGCGGAAATAAATCTTTTGTGAAGAGTATGAAGATGGTTTTAGTCAAATAATATTTTATTAAAAATAATTTGTTATAAAAAGCTCCTGTCGGGAAACCGGCAGGAGCTTTTTTATTTCAAAATGTACAGTTTTGAAACTCATAATATATATGGAGTTTGTTCTTCACATAATTTGTTTGAAATTTTGGGTTAATTTTACAAAAGTTGGCTGATTAGTTTTATCAGCAATTTAATTAAAAAATAAACCTATTAGTTTTTTGTTAGGATTTTGTTAGGATTTGTTTTAGTTTTATATATTAAAAATTTTAACTAAAACCTAAAACTAAAACGTCCTCTAATGAAAAAAATTATTTTATTTTTTATTGTGATGCTGACTTTTATTTCCTCAATGGAATTGAAAGCTCAATATACAATTAACGAAGGATTTGAAGGAGTTACTTTTCCTCCGGCAAACTGGACAACAAAGATGTATATTTCCGGAAGTGTTCAATGGGTGAGAAGCACTTCTCAGAAAAACTCAGGAACAGCCAGCGCATTTGCGAACTATGGTCCTGCTGCAGGAAATGAAGTTTGGCTTATTACACCGAAAGTTCTTGTAAGTACGGGAGATTCAATCTCCTATTGGGCAAGAAAACAATATACGTCAAATTATGTACCTGACTCATTAACAATTCTTATTTCCACAACTGATACTGCAAGGTCATCATTTACAACTCTATACACCATTGACGTTAATACTCTTCCGGCTCCTCTTGCATTCGGTTACAGAGCTGCAAGCTTAAATGCTTATGCTGGTCAGCAGGTTTACATTGCATTCAAACATTACGACCAGGACGGAAACGGCGTATGGCTTGATGATGTAAAAGCAGGACAGCCTGCATCTGTTGATTGCGGAGTTTCATCAGTTGGAACCACAGGTACAGTATATTCAACCGGAAATAATACTGTTACACCTTCAGGTACAGTTAATAACTA from Bacteroidota bacterium carries:
- a CDS encoding choice-of-anchor J domain-containing protein, whose amino-acid sequence is MKKLLFFLLSIVLLGALDLNAQIKLQEGFENITFPPTGWSTKTISGTVNWTRSTGQFHSGTASAFINYETPGHENWLVTKQFSVGSNDTLSFWVRKQYTTDYGDHMDILLSTTDTAVASFTNNLATIDVGALANSTWVNFKYYLGGTFSGNVYVAFNHYDVDGNGCWLDDVQVGNAVLNDAGVSAYSSPLPPFCPGSTISPTVTVKNYGEAPQTVIPVYYTLNGGAPVGPVSTVGPIAQNGTENVTFTGPMAAVVNAGTNTFRFYTVLPGDQDNSNDTAVTIVNVTSISSFPYFESFTNPASWTTTGTAMWGSYGGAGLINPSGATGDTAVYANFYNVSSGTGNLVSPIFNFSGLTKPVVSFYVAYRSYSGDDDALQVLVSTDAGNTWSAPVYSKSRLSTPSLSTVADSTGAYLPTVSSQWRHETIDLTAYAGQSCVLIAFSAITAYGNNCWVDDFSITNATDFQTQTINATGPVIFTGSFDLGTNYNLTANMTSIGPAGGNINFERSKTAPTTLVSPEIAVNAAATSPSGAVLQPTHVSPDGYYTLSYDYSNQATYDLSIDITGYTGVADADKLYIVKRADANASWVCLNTTRVGNVLTASGITGFSQFAIAGDVDNPLPVELSSFTSIVNVRNVNLKWSTVFEQNNAGFDIERKAVTSEVWTKIGNVSGNGNSTIARNYSYSDNNLQTGKYNYRLKQIDHNGNFQYYGLAGEVVVGVPSNFALSQNYPNPFNPSTKINYDLPFDSKVSIRIFDMTGREMSQIVNQTQPAGYYTVQFNASSLSSGIYFYSINAEGGNKSFVKSMKMVLVK